Proteins encoded within one genomic window of Ostrinia nubilalis chromosome 5, ilOstNubi1.1, whole genome shotgun sequence:
- the LOC135071701 gene encoding cilia- and flagella-associated protein 299-like, with product MAMAEKKNEYPPSVEADRRLLPFETWEEYLDSLIEIADLRNLRSIASARTIAALGYRANGDTLTEKEFYKRRAVIHEVVFPTARAYVLVSEGADVEDPFNRELAVRERANRVGILQSIIFVRHFTKGGFEISGYIDYAHRLITENWAPFFKSNKMLWPRDTDLGYYHWRHGTVRSNMSRNYKPVMDTEKGLLFQNRHDHKIICPDPQQDPGQNTSKQRIFSPRYTQVEIYDHVVRRKS from the exons ATGGCGATGGCTGAGAAGAAAAATGAATACCCACCGAGTGTGGAAGCAGACCGGAGGCTGTTGCCTTTTGAGACTTGGGAGGAGTATTTGGACTCCCTCATAGAAATTGCTGATCTGAGAAACCTAAGGAGTATTGCTTCTGCGAGGACCATCGCTGCACTTGGTTATAG AGCCAATGGCGACACATTGACCGAGAAAGAGTTCTACAAACGTCGCGCTGTGATCCACGAGGTGGTGTTCCCAACAGCACGAGCGTATGTCCTGGTCAGCGAAGGGGCTGATGTGGAAGACCCCTTCAACAGGGAGCTGGCCGTCAGGGAGCGGGCTAATAGAGTCGGGATATTACAG TCAATAATCTTCGTCCGCCACTTCACCAAAGGTGGCTTCGAGATCTCAGGCTACATAGACTACGCGCACCGGCTCATCACGGAGAACTGGGCTCCGTTCTTCAAGTCCAACAAGATGCTGTGGCCAAGGGACACAGACCTGGGCTATTACCACTGGCGGCACGGGACAGTTAGGAGCAACATGAGCAGGAATTATAAG cCCGTAATGGACACGGAAAAAGGTCTATTGTTCCAAAACCGGCACGACCACAAGATCATATGCCCCGACCCCCAACAGGACCCGGGTCAAAACACCTCGAAGCAGAGGATATTCTCACCAAGGTACACCCAAGTTGAAATTTACGACCACGTCGTTAGAAGAAAGAGCTAG